A genomic segment from Pirellulales bacterium encodes:
- a CDS encoding glycosyltransferase codes for MTQFNDGISVIITAHAEGNLAHRAIRSVLRAAEVAQAQVPVEVVAVLDTPTPETQAYFDSHASQFAQILCVNFQDEGQARQHAIGRAHGRYVTLLNSADLISGNWLLAAFQQALTIDDRRAVFHPELCFHFGRQPRIFENVGYGNAATSASNLLESDCWSGHTFVTREFACEVPFASSKSGGGWGHTAWHWNCEAIAAGGTHHVVPGTVDFVREQLAATHDARSADALLPPTRLFDQCEVSQPQSANVLRTPRQSILNQIARSVRTSVRAQLQDRPRLRDMARRVSSALQVLKDARQAIAAPAGRSEALPEWLVNEWRTLHDIEPALLPTSDHGAQIPRVRPSASTIAGVYSQAAAAWQRDRTHVFLLPWLKRGGSDLVVLHQMRALAELGCDRQLCVTTEACDSPWLAELPPRTDVLELGKLAAHLPDEAQLTLLARLLVQRSPSHVHCINSALGLKLFARHGKALSSASRLFASMWCPDYSVDGYAGYAYEYLFDIFPHLTNVFCDHSRFVDELVEKYDFDRARFQVLDFPTRVTVRPRRSENDARLHVLWASRLDRQKRPDVLLKVIEACRTLPVHFHVYGAPALEANRYSAQLRACVNVTYHGEYDGFSSLPTERFDALLYTTAWDGLPNVLLEAMGAGLACVAPDVGGISELISAQNGYLVGRTDAVDEYARVLGELCQNRERVAELRRLGPEYIAAYRNWPRFVEQVRSNCHYAPPTAAMACVAA; via the coding sequence ATGACGCAGTTCAACGACGGCATATCGGTGATCATCACCGCGCATGCCGAAGGCAACCTGGCGCACCGCGCGATTCGCAGTGTGCTGCGCGCTGCCGAAGTGGCCCAGGCGCAGGTGCCCGTTGAAGTGGTCGCAGTTCTCGATACACCGACCCCGGAGACTCAGGCTTATTTCGATAGTCACGCGTCCCAATTCGCGCAAATCCTCTGCGTCAACTTTCAGGATGAAGGTCAGGCGCGACAACACGCCATTGGACGCGCACATGGGCGGTATGTGACTTTACTGAACTCCGCGGATTTGATCTCGGGCAACTGGCTTCTGGCGGCATTCCAGCAGGCGCTCACGATCGACGATCGCCGCGCGGTATTTCACCCCGAGCTGTGCTTCCACTTTGGCAGGCAGCCTCGAATCTTCGAAAACGTTGGGTATGGCAACGCTGCAACCAGCGCTTCGAATCTGCTCGAATCCGACTGTTGGAGTGGGCACACCTTCGTCACTCGAGAATTCGCGTGTGAAGTGCCTTTCGCATCGTCAAAGTCCGGCGGCGGGTGGGGGCACACCGCCTGGCATTGGAATTGCGAAGCGATCGCCGCCGGAGGAACCCATCATGTGGTGCCAGGCACTGTAGATTTCGTTCGCGAGCAACTTGCCGCCACCCATGACGCACGTAGCGCCGACGCTCTGCTGCCGCCGACACGGCTCTTCGATCAGTGCGAGGTGAGCCAACCGCAATCGGCTAACGTCCTGAGGACGCCGCGGCAATCGATTCTTAATCAAATTGCGCGATCAGTGCGAACCAGTGTACGTGCTCAACTGCAAGACCGGCCCCGGCTGCGCGATATGGCTCGCCGTGTATCTTCGGCCCTTCAGGTGTTGAAGGACGCCCGGCAGGCGATCGCCGCGCCGGCTGGCCGCAGCGAGGCACTTCCAGAGTGGTTGGTCAACGAATGGCGCACGCTGCACGACATTGAACCGGCGCTACTTCCCACGTCGGATCACGGTGCGCAAATTCCGCGCGTGCGACCGTCGGCTTCGACGATTGCAGGCGTTTATTCGCAAGCGGCCGCAGCCTGGCAGAGGGATCGGACTCATGTTTTCTTACTACCGTGGTTGAAACGCGGCGGCTCGGACCTGGTCGTCCTGCACCAGATGCGTGCGTTGGCCGAGTTAGGTTGCGATCGTCAGTTGTGTGTCACGACCGAGGCGTGTGATTCTCCGTGGCTCGCGGAATTGCCTCCGCGGACCGACGTACTCGAACTCGGTAAGCTGGCTGCGCATCTACCGGACGAGGCTCAGTTGACCTTGCTCGCGCGATTGCTCGTGCAGCGCAGCCCCAGCCATGTGCATTGCATCAATTCGGCGCTCGGCCTGAAGCTGTTCGCCCGACACGGCAAGGCACTCAGTTCGGCGAGCCGGCTGTTCGCTTCGATGTGGTGCCCCGATTATTCGGTCGACGGTTACGCAGGGTACGCGTACGAATACCTGTTCGATATTTTTCCGCATCTGACGAACGTGTTCTGCGACCACTCGCGGTTTGTCGACGAGTTGGTTGAGAAATACGATTTCGACCGCGCGCGGTTTCAAGTGCTGGACTTCCCGACGCGCGTCACCGTCCGCCCGCGACGGTCCGAGAACGATGCTCGCCTGCACGTGCTGTGGGCCAGCCGACTCGATCGGCAAAAGCGTCCCGACGTGTTGTTAAAGGTCATCGAGGCTTGTCGCACGTTGCCTGTTCATTTCCACGTGTACGGTGCGCCGGCCTTAGAGGCGAATCGCTATTCCGCGCAGTTGCGGGCTTGTGTGAACGTCACCTATCACGGCGAGTACGACGGGTTTTCCTCGCTGCCTACCGAACGATTCGATGCGCTCCTCTATACGACCGCCTGGGATGGGCTGCCGAATGTGTTGCTGGAAGCGATGGGAGCTGGTCTAGCTTGCGTGGCTCCTGACGTTGGTGGTATTTCGGAGTTGATCTCGGCGCAGAATGGTTACCTCGTGGGCCGGACGGACGCCGTGGACGAATACGCGCGTGTGCTAGGCGAGCTATGCCAGAATCGTGAGCGCGTCGCAGAACTGCGCCGCTTGGGACCGGAGTACATCGCAGCGTATCGCAACTGGCCGCGATTCGTCGAACAAGTGCGCAGCAATTGCCACTACGCGCCGCCGACCGCCGCGATGGCTTGCGTTGCCGCCTAA
- a CDS encoding glycosyltransferase family 2 protein produces the protein MQPTSDNLERHETPGVVVSASVNAIECSHRTVALPLGNHCTSEHSWPVLDVSLVTYNSSGWLPKFFESLLAQGYPTNSIRILAVDNGSLDGTYEQLQSFAEAHGARFADVIVVQQSNRGFGAGHNVNLRSAAAPYFLVTNVDLEFEHDTLTQLVASAVTSPVDVASWECRQKPFEHPKYYNPVTLETAWSSSACVLLRTAALKHVGGYDEKLFMYGEDVDLSYRLRDHGHRLLYCPRAVCWHYGATPHEPRATEFLGISLANLLLRLRFGGWREQISIPLVYLTRWWIVLYRPSYAWGLFKLLPQFVWQAPAFWRSRQTSKTKFAFRGVGYEISRDRSVPAAEKTSRTTWPLVSIVIRTYAGRLGFLREAVQSVSNQTYPHIEVIVVEDGETRFAEELLRQCASKTSFAIHYFTIPKGGRCRAGNEGLSQARGEYLGFLDDDDYFFADHVETLVAQLAATLNCSAAYSAAWEIATAVRSVEPLAYEEVTRRTIYRQPFYRGLLWERNYIPIQSILFDRRLYERHGGLDESLEILEDWNLWTRYSIDAEFAFVNKTTSGYRVPASSSDQFARTRKFATYYQIAKEKQAAMLARMDERTAATIRSEQRAHAAPVNFVQRAVKYLRDRGLRATFVRAAREMGLRLGFC, from the coding sequence ATGCAGCCGACATCTGACAATTTGGAAAGGCACGAAACGCCAGGCGTAGTCGTTAGTGCGTCGGTAAACGCAATCGAGTGCAGCCACAGAACAGTTGCGCTGCCGCTTGGCAATCACTGCACGTCAGAACATTCGTGGCCGGTGTTAGACGTTTCGCTCGTAACGTACAACTCGAGCGGCTGGTTGCCCAAGTTTTTTGAGAGCCTGCTGGCCCAGGGCTATCCGACGAACAGCATCCGCATCCTGGCGGTCGACAATGGTTCGCTCGATGGCACGTACGAGCAATTGCAATCGTTCGCCGAAGCCCATGGGGCTAGGTTCGCCGACGTGATTGTCGTGCAGCAATCGAATCGTGGCTTCGGCGCCGGGCATAACGTGAATCTGCGGTCGGCCGCGGCCCCTTATTTCCTGGTGACGAATGTGGACCTCGAGTTCGAGCACGATACGCTCACCCAACTCGTGGCCTCTGCCGTGACGAGTCCCGTCGATGTGGCGAGCTGGGAATGCCGGCAAAAGCCTTTCGAGCATCCAAAGTATTACAACCCTGTCACGCTCGAGACGGCTTGGTCATCGAGCGCGTGCGTCTTGTTGCGAACCGCGGCTCTCAAGCATGTCGGTGGCTACGACGAGAAGCTGTTCATGTACGGTGAAGATGTCGACCTGTCATACCGACTACGAGACCACGGGCACCGATTGCTCTATTGTCCTCGGGCCGTCTGCTGGCATTACGGCGCCACGCCCCATGAGCCGCGCGCGACCGAATTCCTGGGCATTTCACTGGCGAATCTACTTTTGCGATTGCGATTCGGGGGATGGCGCGAGCAAATAAGTATTCCGCTCGTTTACCTCACGCGGTGGTGGATCGTGCTGTACCGGCCTAGCTACGCTTGGGGGCTGTTCAAGCTTTTACCGCAGTTCGTGTGGCAGGCGCCGGCTTTCTGGCGCAGTCGCCAAACGTCGAAAACCAAATTCGCTTTCCGTGGCGTCGGTTATGAAATCAGCCGCGACCGCAGCGTGCCGGCCGCAGAAAAAACCTCGCGCACGACTTGGCCGCTCGTTTCAATCGTGATTCGCACCTACGCCGGCCGACTCGGCTTCTTGCGCGAAGCCGTGCAAAGTGTGAGCAATCAAACATATCCGCACATCGAGGTGATCGTCGTCGAGGACGGCGAAACTCGCTTTGCCGAGGAATTGCTACGCCAGTGTGCGTCGAAAACTTCGTTTGCAATCCACTACTTCACGATTCCCAAAGGGGGACGGTGCCGGGCGGGAAACGAGGGGCTGTCGCAAGCACGGGGCGAATACCTGGGTTTTCTGGATGATGACGATTACTTCTTTGCCGACCATGTCGAGACGCTCGTCGCGCAACTAGCAGCCACACTGAATTGCAGCGCCGCGTATTCGGCCGCCTGGGAAATCGCCACGGCGGTCCGATCGGTGGAACCGCTCGCGTACGAAGAAGTAACACGCCGCACGATTTACCGACAACCGTTCTACCGTGGGCTGCTATGGGAACGGAACTACATCCCGATTCAGTCGATCTTGTTCGATCGCCGATTGTACGAGCGTCACGGTGGCCTCGACGAATCACTCGAAATACTCGAAGACTGGAACCTGTGGACGCGATACTCGATCGACGCTGAGTTTGCGTTCGTCAATAAGACAACGTCCGGCTATCGTGTGCCGGCGAGCTCATCGGACCAGTTTGCGCGTACGAGAAAGTTCGCGACGTACTACCAGATCGCCAAGGAAAAGCAGGCGGCGATGCTCGCGCGAATGGACGAGCGAACCGCGGCGACTATCCGGAGCGAACAACGGGCGCACGCCGCACCGGTCAACTTTGTGCAGCGGGCCGTGAAATATCTGCGCGACCGCGGCCTGCGGGCGACGTTCGTGCGGGCAGCGCGCGAGATGGGATTGCGGCTGGGCTTTTGCTGA
- a CDS encoding phosphoketolase family protein → MSSPSIEQTPPSLASAKKPVAPASGTSAARSLTPDLLRRIDMYWRAANYLSVGQIYLYQNPLLKEPLKPEHVKPRLLGHWGTTPGQNFVYVHLNRIIKDRDLDMLYISGPGHGGPALVANTYLEGTYSELYSHITRDEEGMQKLFKQFSFPGGIPSHVAPETPGSIHEGGELGYSLSHAFGAVFDNPNLVVACVIGDGEAETGPLATGWHGNKFLNPISDGVVLPILHLNGYKISNPTVLARIGREELEQLMRGYGYEPYFVAGADPTKMHELMAVTLDKIFDDIAAIQHAARTNSDATRPRWPMIVLETPKGWTGPKVVDGLPVEGTFRAHQVPLSNPRNNPQHLRQLEEWMRSYRPKELFDDAGRLVAEAADLAPQGERRMGSNPHANGGLLLKDLTLPDFETYGVKVTAPGAVDAEDTHVLGGFLRDVIKQNASMRNFRIFGPDETMSNRLGDVFQVTQRQWDAETIPGDDHLARDGRVVEILSEHQCEGWLEGYLLTGRHGIFNSYEAFIHIIDSMFNQHAKWLNVTNHIPWRRPIASLNILLASHVWRQDHNGFTHQDPGFIDVAMNKKAEVVRVYLPPDANCLLSVADHCLKSRQYVNIVVAGKHPAPQWLTMDQAVKHCTGGVSIWDFASNDAGGDPDLVMAAAGDVPTLETLAAIKLLREHVPELKIRMVNVVDLMKLQPSSEHPHGLCDKDFDSFFTRDKPVIFAYHGYPWLIHRLTYRRTNHDNMHVRGYKEEGTITTPFDMTVLNELDRFHLVMDAIDRLPRLGDKGAYVKQFCRDKLIDHKHYIRTYGEDMPEIRNWRWA, encoded by the coding sequence ATGTCCTCCCCCTCGATCGAACAGACACCGCCGAGCCTTGCTAGCGCGAAGAAGCCCGTCGCACCTGCGAGCGGCACTTCCGCCGCTCGTTCGCTGACGCCCGATTTGCTGCGGCGCATCGACATGTATTGGCGGGCGGCGAATTATCTGTCGGTCGGGCAGATTTATCTCTATCAGAATCCGCTGCTCAAAGAGCCGCTCAAGCCCGAGCACGTGAAGCCGCGATTGCTCGGGCACTGGGGAACGACGCCGGGACAGAACTTTGTCTACGTCCATCTGAACCGGATTATCAAGGATCGCGATCTGGACATGCTTTACATTTCCGGCCCTGGGCATGGTGGGCCGGCGCTGGTGGCCAATACCTATCTCGAAGGGACCTATAGCGAGCTGTATTCACACATCACCCGTGACGAAGAGGGAATGCAAAAGTTATTCAAGCAGTTCTCCTTCCCCGGCGGAATTCCCAGCCACGTTGCGCCCGAGACACCGGGGTCGATCCACGAAGGGGGCGAGTTGGGCTACAGCCTGAGCCATGCCTTTGGAGCGGTGTTCGATAATCCGAACCTGGTCGTGGCCTGCGTCATCGGCGACGGCGAGGCCGAAACCGGCCCGCTGGCCACGGGCTGGCACGGCAACAAATTCTTGAACCCAATCAGCGACGGCGTTGTGCTGCCGATTCTGCACCTGAACGGCTACAAGATTTCGAATCCGACCGTGCTCGCGCGCATCGGCCGCGAAGAGCTCGAACAGCTCATGCGGGGCTACGGTTACGAGCCTTACTTCGTGGCCGGCGCCGACCCGACCAAGATGCACGAGCTAATGGCCGTGACGCTCGACAAGATCTTCGATGACATCGCCGCGATTCAGCATGCGGCGCGAACCAACTCAGATGCGACGCGCCCCCGCTGGCCGATGATAGTGCTCGAAACGCCCAAGGGATGGACTGGGCCGAAAGTGGTTGACGGTCTGCCTGTCGAGGGAACCTTCCGCGCGCACCAGGTCCCGCTTTCCAATCCGCGGAACAACCCACAGCACCTGCGACAACTCGAAGAGTGGATGCGCAGCTATCGGCCCAAGGAATTGTTCGATGACGCGGGGCGGTTGGTCGCCGAAGCGGCGGACCTTGCGCCGCAGGGCGAGCGCCGCATGGGTTCCAATCCGCACGCCAACGGCGGACTGCTGTTGAAAGATCTGACCCTCCCTGACTTCGAAACCTACGGCGTCAAGGTAACGGCGCCCGGCGCCGTTGACGCCGAAGATACGCACGTGCTGGGCGGTTTTCTGCGTGATGTAATCAAACAGAATGCCAGCATGCGGAACTTCCGCATTTTCGGGCCCGACGAAACGATGTCGAACCGGCTGGGGGACGTGTTTCAAGTCACCCAGCGGCAATGGGACGCCGAGACGATCCCCGGTGACGACCATTTGGCCCGCGATGGCCGCGTGGTGGAAATCCTCAGCGAGCATCAATGCGAAGGATGGCTCGAAGGTTATCTACTTACGGGCCGGCACGGCATCTTCAACTCGTACGAGGCGTTCATCCACATCATCGACTCGATGTTCAACCAACACGCGAAGTGGCTGAACGTCACAAATCACATTCCCTGGCGGCGGCCGATCGCGTCGCTGAATATCCTGCTGGCCTCGCACGTCTGGCGGCAAGACCATAACGGCTTCACGCACCAGGATCCCGGCTTCATCGACGTGGCGATGAACAAGAAGGCCGAAGTGGTGCGCGTCTATTTGCCGCCGGACGCGAATTGCCTGCTCTCGGTGGCGGATCACTGCTTGAAAAGCCGGCAATACGTGAACATCGTCGTGGCCGGCAAGCATCCCGCGCCGCAATGGCTGACGATGGATCAGGCGGTGAAGCATTGTACGGGCGGCGTCAGCATCTGGGATTTTGCCAGTAACGACGCTGGCGGCGATCCGGACCTGGTCATGGCCGCGGCCGGCGACGTGCCGACCTTGGAGACTCTCGCGGCAATCAAGCTGCTGCGCGAGCACGTGCCGGAATTGAAGATTCGCATGGTCAACGTCGTCGACCTGATGAAGCTGCAACCGTCGAGCGAGCATCCGCATGGGCTGTGCGACAAGGACTTCGATTCCTTTTTCACGCGCGACAAGCCGGTGATCTTTGCCTATCACGGTTATCCGTGGTTGATTCACCGGCTAACATACCGCCGCACGAACCACGACAACATGCACGTTCGTGGCTACAAGGAAGAAGGCACCATTACCACGCCATTTGACATGACGGTGCTGAATGAGCTGGACCGCTTTCACCTGGTGATGGATGCGATCGATCGCCTGCCGCGACTGGGCGACAAGGGCGCCTACGTCAAGCAATTCTGCCGCGACAAACTGATCGACCACAAGCACTACATCCGCACGTACGGCGAAGACATGCCAGAAATCCGCAACTGGCGGTGGGCGTAG
- a CDS encoding acetate/propionate family kinase, with protein sequence MHDSILTLNGGSSSLKFAVFAPGVPPTRIFSGRIERIGQAGSTLVTREADGTAADPQPVQAGGLAAAANSLFDLLDKRSGLANVRGVGHRIVHGGANFTESQPITATMLDELRRLAPLDPEHLPGEIALVEACQRRLPKVPQIACFDTAFHRDLPRQARLLPIPLHYEQEGIRRFGFHGLSYTYLMQELARLAGPKVAAGRIVLAHLGSGASMAAVQNGRCIDTTMAFTPTAGLVMGTRTGDLDPGVMVHLMRQGMKADALDELVNRRSGLLGLSETSADVRDLVAKRVSDPRARDALTIFCYQARKWIGALTAALGGIDVLVFAGGIGENSVEVRAEICQSLDHLGIRLDAQRNAHALGMISAQNASCQVWVIHTDEESMISREVQRLVAADDGG encoded by the coding sequence ATGCACGATTCGATCCTGACGCTTAACGGCGGTTCGTCGAGTTTGAAGTTTGCCGTGTTCGCACCAGGCGTTCCGCCCACGCGAATATTTTCAGGACGCATCGAGCGCATCGGACAAGCTGGCAGCACGCTCGTCACGCGCGAGGCGGATGGGACGGCTGCCGATCCACAACCGGTTCAGGCCGGCGGCCTAGCCGCGGCCGCAAACTCGCTGTTTGACCTTCTCGACAAGCGAAGCGGGCTGGCAAATGTGCGTGGTGTCGGGCATCGCATCGTTCACGGCGGGGCGAACTTCACCGAATCGCAGCCGATCACCGCGACAATGCTCGACGAACTGCGCCGCCTGGCTCCGCTGGATCCCGAGCACTTGCCGGGCGAGATTGCACTGGTCGAGGCCTGCCAGCGACGATTGCCGAAGGTCCCGCAAATCGCCTGCTTCGATACGGCCTTTCACCGTGATCTGCCGCGCCAGGCGCGGCTACTGCCGATACCGCTCCACTACGAACAAGAGGGAATCCGCCGTTTCGGTTTCCACGGCCTGTCGTACACCTACCTGATGCAGGAATTGGCACGCCTGGCCGGGCCAAAGGTCGCTGCAGGGCGAATTGTACTAGCGCACTTGGGGAGCGGCGCGAGCATGGCCGCCGTGCAAAACGGCCGCTGCATCGATACGACGATGGCCTTTACGCCCACGGCGGGCCTGGTGATGGGAACGCGCACTGGCGATCTGGACCCGGGTGTAATGGTCCACTTGATGCGGCAAGGAATGAAAGCTGACGCGCTGGACGAACTTGTAAATCGGCGTTCGGGCCTGTTAGGCCTGTCCGAGACGAGCGCCGATGTGCGCGATCTGGTCGCAAAACGTGTGTCAGATCCGCGCGCTCGCGATGCCCTAACAATTTTTTGCTATCAAGCGCGAAAATGGATTGGCGCGCTCACGGCCGCCCTCGGCGGTATCGACGTGCTGGTATTTGCGGGCGGGATCGGCGAAAATTCGGTCGAGGTGCGTGCCGAGATTTGCCAATCGCTCGACCATCTTGGCATTCGACTCGATGCGCAGCGCAATGCCCACGCCCTGGGAATGATTTCTGCACAGAACGCATCGTGCCAGGTGTGGGTGATCCACACGGACGAAGAATCGATGATCTCGCGAGAGGTACAGCGGCTGGTCGCCGCAGATGACGGCGGCTGA
- a CDS encoding class I SAM-dependent methyltransferase, which translates to MFNPLDYPVSLASPHRLVHSAWIEHVPFGLAVVEMTKPKLLVELGVHLGVSYCSFCQAVDQLGLDTRVYGVDTWEGDEHAGFMDLAVLNDLKQHHDPLYAHFSYLVQSKFRDAVNRFGDGTIDLLHIDGFHSYEAVKEDFDTWRPKMSNRGVVLMHDIRARLPGFGVWQLWDEIEASYPTFAFDHQYGLGVVAVGNEIPDELAAFVNASAIERGRIRRYFSQVGERLTSRLENLCLKHKVTELESRELFAPTVATPDAA; encoded by the coding sequence ATGTTTAACCCGCTCGACTATCCTGTATCGCTCGCTTCTCCGCATCGGCTGGTTCACTCGGCCTGGATCGAGCATGTGCCCTTCGGTTTGGCCGTTGTCGAGATGACGAAGCCGAAGCTGCTCGTCGAGCTGGGCGTGCATTTGGGCGTTTCGTACTGTTCATTCTGCCAAGCCGTCGATCAATTAGGGCTCGACACGCGCGTCTACGGTGTTGATACGTGGGAGGGGGACGAGCATGCCGGCTTCATGGACCTCGCCGTGCTGAACGATTTGAAGCAGCATCACGATCCGCTTTACGCCCACTTTTCTTACCTGGTGCAAAGCAAATTCCGCGACGCCGTGAATCGTTTCGGTGACGGCACGATTGATTTGTTGCACATCGACGGCTTTCATTCGTACGAGGCTGTTAAGGAAGATTTCGACACCTGGCGACCCAAGATGAGCAACCGGGGCGTCGTGCTGATGCATGACATTCGCGCCCGACTGCCGGGCTTTGGCGTCTGGCAACTGTGGGACGAGATCGAGGCCAGCTATCCAACGTTCGCTTTCGATCATCAATACGGGCTGGGGGTCGTGGCCGTAGGGAACGAGATTCCCGATGAGCTGGCAGCATTTGTGAATGCTTCAGCGATCGAGCGCGGCCGAATCCGCCGCTACTTCTCGCAGGTGGGCGAGCGACTAACCAGCCGCCTGGAAAACCTTTGCCTAAAGCACAAGGTCACCGAACTCGAATCACGCGAGCTTTTCGCGCCCACGGTAGCTACGCCAGACGCTGCGTGA
- a CDS encoding class I SAM-dependent methyltransferase, with protein MALPKDPTLYPPSRWSLHSVYQPLDFSAAYLETLRAMESDPHAPGHSDAGIRNMLFSLTLSFKPDSILELGTHIGSASVVIGEALRLNDFGHLYTVEPTNECHDKATGYVKRAGLEKQVTCIKGFSYEEPVRQQLAQAAPFEIIYVDACHDFDAVFGEIQYFTKLLRDDGLMIFHDTSLYAQSYDTKKQGGVRRAIVEACGRAPELVPIFFEWPYWLNNCGAAIVCKQSIVNREAFAGRDEFENFEAGHAVHHVHGKGPAVLRRVARRLLGRGA; from the coding sequence ATGGCTCTGCCGAAGGATCCCACGCTCTACCCACCGTCGCGCTGGTCGCTGCACTCGGTTTACCAGCCGCTTGATTTTTCAGCGGCCTATCTCGAAACGTTGCGAGCCATGGAGAGCGATCCGCACGCGCCCGGGCATTCGGACGCGGGCATTCGCAACATGCTGTTCAGCCTGACGCTGTCGTTTAAACCCGATTCGATCCTGGAGTTGGGGACGCACATTGGGTCAGCGTCGGTCGTGATTGGCGAGGCGTTACGGCTGAATGATTTCGGCCACCTGTACACGGTCGAGCCGACCAACGAATGCCACGATAAGGCGACTGGCTACGTCAAGCGGGCGGGCCTCGAAAAGCAAGTCACTTGCATCAAGGGTTTCAGCTACGAGGAGCCGGTGCGGCAGCAGCTTGCGCAGGCGGCGCCGTTCGAAATTATTTACGTCGACGCCTGCCACGACTTCGACGCCGTATTCGGCGAGATCCAATATTTCACGAAGCTGCTGCGCGATGACGGGCTGATGATCTTTCACGATACATCACTGTACGCGCAATCGTACGACACGAAGAAGCAGGGAGGAGTGCGGCGGGCGATCGTCGAGGCCTGCGGCCGGGCTCCGGAACTGGTGCCGATCTTTTTTGAGTGGCCCTACTGGTTGAATAATTGTGGCGCCGCGATCGTCTGCAAGCAATCGATCGTCAATCGCGAGGCGTTCGCCGGGCGCGATGAGTTCGAGAACTTCGAAGCCGGGCATGCCGTCCATCATGTACATGGCAAGGGGCCCGCAGTGCTGCGCAGGGTTGCCAGGCGATTGCTCGGGCGCGGGGCGTAG